TAAACCTTCATACCCGTGATACGACAGTGATGGTAAGGAGAACATACTATGCTGACTCAAAGGCAATAAACCACATTCTACACTTGCGACTGCAATCGTCTCTTTGGTATGAAGGTGGATAACGCAATGCGCATCTTCTCGCACCTCATGGATTGCACTGTGGATGGTAAAGCCCGCCGGATTAATCTTAAATGGCGTATCATCAAGAATATTCCCTTCAAGATCGACCTTCACTAAATTAGAAGCGGTGACTTCATCAAAGGTCAGCCCAAAAGCGTTTACTAAATAATGATCCGTACCCGGCAAACGCGCCGACATATGCGTATAAATTAAGTCTCCCCAGCGAAAGTGCTCAACCAGTCGATAGCAAGCGGCAAGGTCAACACGCAGTTGCCATTCTTCTGCGCTTACTTTGTCTTTTAAATTTAACTGAGGTAATTCGAACATGGGGATCCCTTATTGACTCCACATTTGGATGTATAGAAGTCTAAAATAGCTTAATTATATCTTCAACTAAAAACCACCGCGAACGGTGGTTTTTTATCATCTTTGATATCTAATTTTGATGTTATTCAACTTTAGATAGATACTCTGCAATCGCATCGATTTCAGCGTCCGTGACATTGGCAACCATCGCTTTCATCGCCGCTGACATACCATTATTACGTTTACCTGATTTGATATCTTTCATTTGCGCCGCTAAATACTCTTTATTTTGACCATTTAGCTTTGGATACAGAGGCATGATTGGTGCTTTACCTTCTGCACCATGACAGGTTTGACACATTTTTGCTGTATATAATGCTTTACCATCTGCAGCCATTGAACTTGCTGAACCTAGTGCGCAAATTGCCACCGTAGTCCCTACTAGTAGTTTTTTCATCTTGCTCATATCATTACTCTTTTTATTGACGGTTAACGTTGTAAGTCAGTGTAGACTAAAGTTTGACCTAAAGCCTAATCACTACCACATCAAATCATCTGGGACTTCAAAGTCAGCGTAAGGGTCATCCTCATCACCTTGCTGATTATCTTCCACATGGAAAACGATATATTTTTCGTCTACCTCTGCAATCTTTCTAGCAGGTTCATCTTGTAGCACATAGAACTGCTCTTCTAACACACAAATCGCTAAACGCCCCTTTGATAGCGCTTTTTGTGTTTCGGAATTAACTTCTAACTCCTTCACCTTATTTTGGTATGTGAAGTTAAAGGTCACATTACCGCGGATCTCATCTTGGTTATGATGCTCTAAGATCTGCTTCACGCGAGCAATTTGCTCTTTATCTTTTAGCGTTTCTTGCTTCGCTTTATTTAACTCTTCGGCACGCTTTTGCTGCTCAAGCTTTGTCTGCTCAATATGTTTTTGAAGGTCTGTTTGGTCGCTCGTTGCGCCTTTTTTCTTTTTCTTCTGCTGTTTACGCTTTTGTGTTTTTGCAACTTTCGCTTTGTGCTCAGTTGTTAGACCTGCTTTTAGCAACTGATCTTGCAGTGAACCCATCATGCAACTCCGTAAAATAGACTTTTCACTATTTTAACTCAGCAATTTCGATTGACCAGAGAGGAATCGGTCAATCTAATGTAAAACTACCAAAATTATTGTTGCGCATCGTGATTTAGCGCAAAAAATTGTCATCTAGTTTGCTTTAATTTAAGCTAACTCATCGAAATAAAAAGCCTTATTGCTTAATGCCCGTCATTCATCTATTGCTTTGCTCTGTTACCATTTTTTTTGTGCTCTATGCACCGCAGCCGCTGCTGGCCGAGTTTGCAGAGCAATTTAATGTATCTGCGTCTGATGCGGGCATGCTGATGTCAGCAACTATGCTACCTTTGGCTATCGCGCCAATCTGCTACGGATTATTGCTGGCAAAGTCCAATCCGCTGCGCATTTTAAAATGGACCATGCTGCTCTTAGCACTCAGCAGTTTAGCATTTGCTTCAATGACTTCGTTTTCAGGGCTCTTGTTTACTCGGTTAATTCAAGGGCTATTATTACCTGCAGCACTCACTGCGATGACAGGTTATATCGGCCAACAATTTAGTGGCTCGCAGTTGAAAAGAAACATGAGTTTGTACATCGGAAGTACCATAGCCGGAGGTTATTTTGGCCGTACGCTTGCAGCCAACTTTACTGTCTGGTTTGAGTGGCAAAGTTTCTATTACCTAAACGCATTGTTATTGATTGTGCTGGCATTTAGCATTCGGGCCAGCAAGAACAAACCACCAATAATTCACGCGACAAGGATCAGGGACTATCTGGCACCACTCAAGCAATCGCGCCTGGTGAGATTATACAGCTCTGTATTTTGTATGTTTTTCTGCTTCGCGGGACTACTCAACTTTTTACCTTTTATACTCAAGTACGACTTTAATTTAACTGACCCCAGTAAAGTGGGCTGGGTCTATACAGGCTATTTGGTTGGTGCTTTAGGGTCTATCGTTACACCTTGGCTACAAAGTAAATTTCATTCTACCTGGCGATTTTTAGCTGTGATGTTCTTCATCTATGCTACAACCATTGCGCTGTTACCCGTGGCGTCTGTGTTCTTTTTTGTGGTCTTATTTACGCTATTCTGCGCCTGTATGTTTGTGATCCATTCAACCGCTGCACCATTAGCCAACAGTATTAGTCAGGCACCTGCAACAGTCACTAATGGCGCTTATGTTTCGTTTTATTATTCCGGAGGCGTGCTGGGCTCTTACCTTCCGGGTTTGATTTATGAGCAAGCTGGTATCACTTGGTTTTGTGCGTCACTTTTTATCGTTTGTACAGTCGGCTTAGCTCTGAGTTTGAGAAACACAGTCAACCCAGTGAGGTGAGTGTCCAGTGACTTGCCAAAAGCGCTTTAGATCTGCGAGCGTTAATACCCAAGTTTTAGTATTCACTAGCGGATGGCACTGCCATAAGTGCGCAGATTGCAGTTCACTGTCAAGCCATAATTCGACTTGTTGCTCGCTGTCGTTATGCAGTGTGAGTGCCGACACACAGCCTTGTTCCACTCCTAAATACTTTGCTAGCCTGTCCGTCGATGCAAAACCTAAACGCGACACCCCTTGAGATTTAGACAGCGCTTTTAGGTCAACTTGCTTGTCTGCAGGAATAATAAAAAGAAAGTGTCGCTTTCCATAGTTATCTCGGAGGAAGAGATTTTTCAGTCGCGTCCCTTTTCTCTCTAACTTCAAGTTGTCAGCATCTAGACAAGTATGTAACGGTGGATGCTCATAATTGAGATAGTTGATATCTAACTGAGCGAGCCGCTCTGCAAGTGCACTTGGATTGTTTCTGATCACAAACACTTACCTCGTAGCTGAACGCTACGCTGTCGCCAGTATACATCGGTAATTTTATGACCTGCGTTACAGTAATCCGCCTCAATCAAAGCCGGTTTTAATAAGGCGACGGCTTGCTCTTCTAACTTGAGTTTTAGAGAGGGGGAATCTTCAATACGCTCAAACTCGGCAAAACGTTTTAGCTCTCTTCTTGATATTGGCTTACTTGCATCCAGCTCCATTCGAGGTGTTGCTTGTACCGTTACAATGAAAGCAAATTCTTTATCACCAGTTGGCGAAAGGCGCTTATGAAGAGATTGTTTTTCGATAATAAGTTCAGGCTCATCAGGTTGTGATGCACAACTCGCTAGAAGCCCAATAATGAGAATAGAAAAGATATGACGCAGAACCATAATTCGCTTAATTCGTTTTATTTTCAGTTCAGTGTAACAAAGACTATAAAAAAATAGCGAAATTTTTTGTCTGGGGTTGACGGGAATATAAAAAATGATTAAATTTCGCTTCGTCTACAGATGGAATGTGGGGCTATAGCTCAGCTGGGAGAGCGCCTGCCTTGCACGCAGGAGGTCAGCAGTTCGATCCTGCTTAGCTCCACCACTTTCCGCTCTTCTTACTTCTTA
This portion of the Pseudoalteromonas sp. GCY genome encodes:
- a CDS encoding MFS transporter, yielding MPVIHLLLCSVTIFFVLYAPQPLLAEFAEQFNVSASDAGMLMSATMLPLAIAPICYGLLLAKSNPLRILKWTMLLLALSSLAFASMTSFSGLLFTRLIQGLLLPAALTAMTGYIGQQFSGSQLKRNMSLYIGSTIAGGYFGRTLAANFTVWFEWQSFYYLNALLLIVLAFSIRASKNKPPIIHATRIRDYLAPLKQSRLVRLYSSVFCMFFCFAGLLNFLPFILKYDFNLTDPSKVGWVYTGYLVGALGSIVTPWLQSKFHSTWRFLAVMFFIYATTIALLPVASVFFFVVLFTLFCACMFVIHSTAAPLANSISQAPATVTNGAYVSFYYSGGVLGSYLPGLIYEQAGITWFCASLFIVCTVGLALSLRNTVNPVR
- a CDS encoding prolyl-tRNA synthetase associated domain-containing protein, yielding MIRNNPSALAERLAQLDINYLNYEHPPLHTCLDADNLKLERKGTRLKNLFLRDNYGKRHFLFIIPADKQVDLKALSKSQGVSRLGFASTDRLAKYLGVEQGCVSALTLHNDSEQQVELWLDSELQSAHLWQCHPLVNTKTWVLTLADLKRFWQVTGHSPHWVDCVSQTQS
- a CDS encoding DUF2058 domain-containing protein → MGSLQDQLLKAGLTTEHKAKVAKTQKRKQQKKKKKGATSDQTDLQKHIEQTKLEQQKRAEELNKAKQETLKDKEQIARVKQILEHHNQDEIRGNVTFNFTYQNKVKELEVNSETQKALSKGRLAICVLEEQFYVLQDEPARKIAEVDEKYIVFHVEDNQQGDEDDPYADFEVPDDLMW
- a CDS encoding c-type cytochrome, producing the protein MSKMKKLLVGTTVAICALGSASSMAADGKALYTAKMCQTCHGAEGKAPIMPLYPKLNGQNKEYLAAQMKDIKSGKRNNGMSAAMKAMVANVTDAEIDAIAEYLSKVE
- a CDS encoding class II aldolase/adducin family protein, whose amino-acid sequence is MFELPQLNLKDKVSAEEWQLRVDLAACYRLVEHFRWGDLIYTHMSARLPGTDHYLVNAFGLTFDEVTASNLVKVDLEGNILDDTPFKINPAGFTIHSAIHEVREDAHCVIHLHTKETIAVASVECGLLPLSQHSMFSLPSLSYHGYEGLAVNMDEKKRLQDDLGTTNHMLLVNHGGLTVGPTVGDAFMRFYDLQRACEIQVAIQATGQQAVPVPQPIIDNIYNQANVVHSGSTGGQLAWPAMLRKAYRLDPSFAQ